AAACCTTCTCCTCCAGGAGTATCCACTCCTGGTAGGGAAAGACCAGGAGGTGCCCACCCCATCCGGTGATGACCATGCGGTTGTCATACTTCTCCGCGAAAATCTGACAGAACCGGGGAGGAACGATAATCCTCCCCTTCTCGTCGATCGTATGGTTAAATCTCCCTCTGAAGACAGTAGGCGTCACGATCCCCCACAATATTCCACTATTTACCACTTTTTTTCGAAATATAAAGAGATGAAAAGGGTTTGTCAAGGAAAATTTGCCCTTTTCCTGGGCCACAACCTTTTATTTTTTCTTCCTTAACTGGTACTGCTGGACCGCTTTGCTGTGTTCCGTGAGGCTCGACGAGAAATGGTGGGTCCCATCGCCCTTTGAGACAAAATAGAGATATGGTTCCGTCGATGGATTGAGCGCCGCCTGAATCGAATCAAGACCGGGACTGCAGATGGGTCCCGGAGGCAAACCGCTGATGAGGTATGTGTTATAGGGTGACTCCATTTTCAGATGCCGGCGCTGCAGATTTCCGTCAAAATCCTCAATTCCGTAAATGACGGTGGGATCGCTCTGCAGCTTCATGCCCTTCTTCAGCCGATTGTGAAAGACCGCCGATATGAGCGGTTTTTCCTCCTTTACCCCGCCTTCCTTTTCGATGATCGAGGCCAGGGTCACGATCTCCTTCAGGGTCAATCCTCTGTCGCTGGCCGCTGCACGCATGTCCGGCGTAATTCTCCTCAAAAGCTCACCGGCCATGTGCCGGATGATATCCTCTTCGTTCATGGACTTCGTAAACGTATAGGTGGTGGGAAACAGAAAGCCCTCCGCCGTATCATTGTCAATATCCAGTGACGAGAGGAGATCCTTGTCCGCGGCAAGGGCACGGAAACGCCTCTCGTCGACCACCCCCGCGGCGGCCAGTCGCCCGGCAATACCGCGAAGCGTGAACCCCTCCGGAACGGTTACGTGATATTTCCTGACCCGTCCCTCGACAAGGCTTTCCAGAATATCCCGAGGAGATTGGGTCCCGTACAGTTCATATTCTCCCGCCTTGACCCGCTTCTGCACATCTTCAATAAGGGCCAGCACATAAAATGCCCTTCTGTCCTTCACCAGACCCGCGTC
The DNA window shown above is from Deltaproteobacteria bacterium and carries:
- the mltG gene encoding endolytic transglycosylase MltG; this encodes MRVRAWLGVVFLIFLTAVLAFMAATAFLRYAESPVDPAVGRQVVEVPQGASFERITSILEDAGLVKDRRAFYVLALIEDVQKRVKAGEYELYGTQSPRDILESLVEGRVRKYHVTVPEGFTLRGIAGRLAAAGVVDERRFRALAADKDLLSSLDIDNDTAEGFLFPTTYTFTKSMNEEDIIRHMAGELLRRITPDMRAAASDRGLTLKEIVTLASIIEKEGGVKEEKPLISAVFHNRLKKGMKLQSDPTVIYGIEDFDGNLQRRHLKMESPYNTYLISGLPPGPICSPGLDSIQAALNPSTEPYLYFVSKGDGTHHFSSSLTEHSKAVQQYQLRKKK